A stretch of the Nematostella vectensis chromosome 1, jaNemVect1.1, whole genome shotgun sequence genome encodes the following:
- the LOC5507586 gene encoding angiopoietin-1 receptor, whose product MDKVFSSIPGYIRTELLNVTYGSLKVKFKVIIKYTVNTSKESETNAKVLVGKQIIVRAKTGFVESLEVDRSPEAFQIESAPPAPSRVNLTDLTYNGAVVEWLPPPDYEYYGITAYRVMYWAHGEKHNAENKTSKGTNYRITGLESKRSFNGHVYATNLYGKGLESEFNFITKKAPMADWLIIVIAISSVLGLVILIAILCLCIRRCRHDEGRLEAINMDWKDAREQYVMKNLHADEGVISYRNPATLPVPCQVIPTSNIILHEYLGSGEFGVVTRGVMTTDDGRTVDCAVKSIKGFASEEALRDLVQELELMHSVGHHRNLLNLIGACTDSEKLMIIVEFANDGCLLDLLHQARGDLQSPRIYQNIEPRHSEVVLGQTRRLEIALDVAQGMDYLASKRCVHRDLAARNVLIADGVAKVADFGLSRNIYETGEYEKTTRGKLPTRWMSLESLETRKFTLESDVWSYGVLLWEIETRGLTPNAGLNYREMIARYRKGYRLERPPDCDQGL is encoded by the exons ATGGATAAAGTGTTTTCAAGTATTCCTGGTTACATACGAACTGAATTATTGAACGTGAC GTATGGTAGTTTGAAAGTGAAGTTTAAAGTCATCATCAAGTACACAGTAAACACGAGTAAGGAATCCGAGACAAACGCTAAAGTTTTGGTGGGAAAGCAGATCATCGTGAGAGCGAAGACGGGTTTCGTGGAGAGCCTCGAGGTGGACCGATCACCAGAAGCGTTCCAGATAGAAA GTGCCCCTCCAGCCCCCAGTAGAGTAAACTTGACGGATCTCACTTATAACGGAGCAGTCGTTGAGTGGCTTCCACCTCCGGATTACGAATATTACGGCATCACCGCCTACAGAGTTATGTACTGGGCACACGGCGAGAAACATAATGCCGAGAATAAAACAAGTAAAGGGACAAACTACAGAATCACAG GACTAGAGTCAAAGAGAAGCTTCAATGGCCACGTGTATGCCACCAATCTGTACGGCAAAGGGCTTGAATCAGAATTCAACTTCATCACAAAGAAAG CGCCAATGGCTGACTGGCTGATCATCGTGATCGCCATATCTTCTGTCCTGGGTCTCGTCATTCTCATAGCAATACTTTGTCTTTGCATCCGGCGTTGCCGCCATGATGAGGGGCGATTAGAGGCGATTAATATGGACTGGAAAGATGCCAGAGAACAATACGTCATGAAAAAC TTACACGCTGACGAAGGGGTGATCTCTTACCGTAACCCCGCCACACTACCCGTGCCGTGCCAGGTAATACCCACTAGTAACATCATACTGCATGAGTACCTTGGCTCTGGAGAGTTCGGTGTCGTCACGCGTGGGGTGATGACCACAGATGATGGGCGTACTGTTGATTGTGCGGTTAAATCCATCAAAG GTTTCGCAAGCGAGGAGGCTCTCCGTGATCTGGTGCAGGAGCTGGAGCTTATGCACAGTGTCGGTCACCACCGCAACCTGCTCAACCTGATAGGAGCCTGCACTGATTCAG AGAAACTGATGATCATCGTGGAGTTTGCGAATGACGGGTGTCTGCTAGACCTGCTGCACCAGGCTCGCGGTGATCTCCAGTCTCCACGCATCTATCAAAACATTGAGCCACGACACAGTGAGGTCGTGCTCGGTCAGACCAGACGGTTGGAGATAGCGCTGGATGTCGCACAGGGGATGGACTACTTAGCAAGCAAACGG TGTGTCCATCGGGACTTGGCGGCAAGGAACGTGTTAATTGCCGATGGTGTTGCCAAGGTAGCGGATTTTGGGCTCTCGCGGAACATCTACGAGACAGGAGAATACGAGAAGACCACTAGG GGCAAACTACCGACAAGATGGATGTCTTTGGAATCTCTTGAAACCAGAAAGTTCACCCTGGAAAGTGATGT CTGGTCTTACGGAGTCCTGTTGTGGGAGATCGAGACGCGTGGGCTCACGCCTAACGCTGGGCTGAATTACCGAGAGATGATCGCTAGATATAGGAAGGGATACAGACTGGAGCGCCCACCAGATTGCGACCAAGGCCTGTAA
- the LOC5507573 gene encoding coadhesin produces the protein MGTSCCAAVFLVVSLLFCPCAAFNGTEACDGMFSTGILTPDSDTLVATTHTADLEAYKAVVNTSKAWCADLDDVYQFLQVNLGQLRTINSLAIQGYTPAHPSYITKFILSYTTDDTSWQDVKDLGQTDPKEFDNPAVDENDVITHPLNDLEATRIRIAPQEWVTWICLRIELFTCDPVNGSFSDWSSWSPCVDLTQTRNRSCDSPAPARGGLDCQGDPTQSQACTGGTFTPGYFANLASNSTNTTCVEGFNCTNFVDPCIPNPCGNDSVCIVVLDASSVNYTCNCTQGFHGRNCTLPDPVVYGQWVPSEEMHSLQEVAVPVVAGVGSSAIVTGGAGVIYYIVKRRLAKIAPHLLEV, from the exons ATGGGAACTAGTTGTTGTGCGGCGGTTTTCCTCGTCGTGTCTCTCTTGTTTTGTCCGTGTGCGGCCTTTAATGGGACTG AAGCGTGCGATGGCATGTTCAGCACAGGTATCCTGACACCTGATAGCGACACGCTGGTTGCCACGACCCACACGGCCGACCTTGAGGCTTACAAGGCTGTGGTGAATACCAGCAAGGCATGGTGCGCTGACTTGGATGACGTCTATCAGTTCTTACAGGTTAACCTAG GTCAGTTACGTACGATTAACAGTCTCGCCATCCAAGGGTACACGCCTGCTCACCCAAGCTACATCACTAAGTTTATTCTCTCATATACCACCGATGACACAAGCTGGCAGGACGTTAAAGACCTTGGCCAGACAGACCCAAAG GAGTTTGATAATCCCGCTGTAGACGagaatgacgtcatcacacACCCTCTGAATGACTTGGAGGCCACCCGCATCCGAATAGCACCCCAAGAGTGGGTCACGTGGATATGTCTAAGAATCGAGCTCTTTACATGTGACCCAG TGAATGGAAGTTTCTCGGATTGGTCCTCATGGAGTCCATGTGTCGATCTGACTCAAACACGCAACAGGTCATGTGACTCACCCGCCCCTGCCCGAGGAGGACTGGATTGTCAAGGCGATCCTACCCAGTCTCAAGCCTGCACTGGCGGCACCTTTACCCCAG gttattttgcaaacttaGCAAGTAACTCAACAAATACAACTTGTGTCGAAGGTTTCAACTGCACAAACTTTGTTG ATCCTTGCATTCCTAACCCATGTGGGAACGATTCCGTGTGTATCGTGGTACTCGATGCAAGCTCCGTCAATTATACGTGTAACTGTACTCAGGGATTCCACGGCAGAAACTGCACCCTTCCAG ATCCCGTGGTCTATGGTCAGTGGGTACCCAGTGAAGAAATGCACAGCCTGCAAGAAG TTGCAGTGCCCGTAGTAGCAGGGGTAGGGAGTAGTGCTATTGTGACGGGTGGCGCCGGCGTGATCTACTATATCGTCAAAAGGAGGCTGGCGAAAAT agcgCCGCATTTGCTGGAGGTGTAA
- the LOC5507580 gene encoding GRAM domain-containing protein 4, protein MLRAAFKSKTPKDGGEKVLRSSGTKEIGDELQDDSLEVTFEQEANSENSSVSLTDSTANNTPNEGKEGEYSDDLGSPISATSPIKDKDFPYTERDIYEMQLVQLQEQLVATMIEAQEKDEQLQKFSSIDVDKLYKELEHERKRSADLEEKVKILKHKNNNKLYRKNASKADPRSKGSNRHSWHSGAEGEDWVDLGTEQDDSEGAEHNSLPVADSTSGPISGPSDEIQPGQKSSGESEKQKISKIADYKKIILEMLVDRLWDFVNDEPETDACQEDEGEPLSVKNLKENINRFSNGICPITSFVKAVNRLVSWSNGTASFMAFMIYMFAARYGYLLSLVLLLCIGKLFMNYLHARGIASQLGFKKKTKEEPPSDDKSWSDKFQLVLQVARRVQDILGQMADSLEKLRNLLTWQHSATKTLFTCLCLAFIGSVFLQGTTLFMFIALFFGIKMFIIRPTYIRFPKVKKRYDGLARTWAELPTDADLLSTLKKEVLSRDSINSSSTSDVTTNQLQGSQNASSRSFINLCERLKIPTSEAPLPSWEEGRHCFLVDKDKPFTNSKQGKLYLTQSYLCFEKPKSSSSKHIAIKLESIVRLSKFKPIGIMPGTGMSIEVEVKNVDKPYIFGAMMGRDEVYDSIMNTAKTTGFPWAT, encoded by the exons ATGCTTCGCGCTGCCTTTAAATCTAAAACCCCCAAAGATGGTGGAGAGAAAGTTTTACGTAGTTCAGGAACAAAAGAAATAGGAGACGAACTCCAGGATGACTCTCTGGAGGTCACATTTGAGCAAGAAGCCAACTCAGAAAATAGTTCTGTTTCTCTGACGGATTCTACTGCAAATAATACACCGAACGAGGGCAAAGAAGGAGAATATTCGGACGACCTTGGATCACCCATTTCTGCTACAAGTCCAATTAAAGACAAGGATTTCCCTTATACGGAGAGAGATATCTACGAAATGCAACTGGTGCAGTTACAGGAACAGTTGGTAGCTACAATGATAGAGGCACAAGAAAAAG aCGAACAACTACAAAAGTTTTCCTCCATTGATGTTGACAAGTTGTACAAAGAGCTTGAACACGAGAGAAAAAGAAGTGCTGATTTGGAGGAAAAGGTCAAGATATTAAAgcacaagaacaacaacaaattgtACAG GAAGAATGCAAGCAAAGCTGACCCTAGAAGCAAGGGAAGTAACAGACATTCATGGCATTCAGGGGCAGAAGGAGAAGATTGGGTTGATCTAGGGACAGAGCAGGATGATAGTGAAGGAGCAGAGCATAATTCATTGCCTGTGGCTGACAGCACATCAGGTCCAATCTCTGGGCCATCAGATGAAATACAGCCTGGTCAGAAGTCTAgtg GTGAATCAGAGAAACAGAAGATTTCAAAGATTGCAGAttacaagaaaataattttggaAATG CTTGTTGACAGATTATGGGATTTCGTTAATGATGAGCCTGAAACAGATGCCTGCCAGGAAGATGAAGGGGAACCCCTATCTGTTAAAAA TCTGAAGGAGAATATCAACCGATTCA GTAATGGCATTTGTCCTATCACCAGTTTTGTGAAGGCTGTGAACAGACTTGTGAGCTGGTCCAATGGAACAGCATCTTTTATGGCATTTATG ATCTACATGTTTGCTGCTCGATACGGCTACCTTCTCTCCTTGGTGCTACTCCTGTGCATCGGCAAGCTGTTCATGAATTATCTTCATGCCAG GGGAATTGCCTCACAACTCGGATTTAAGAAGAAAACGAAGGAAGAG CCTCCTTCTGATGATAAGAGTTGGTCAGACAAGTTCCAGCTAGTTCTTCAAGTCGCCAGAAGAGTACAg gataTTTTAGGACAGATGGCTGATTCCCTGGAGAAGTTAAGAAA tctgTTGACATGGCAGCACTCTGCGACCAAGACACTTTTCACCTGCCTCTGTCTGGCATTCATAGGTTCAGTCTTCTTGCAAGGGACAACGCTTTTCATGTTCATTG CACTATTTTTTGGTATCAAGATGTTCATAATAAGACCAACGTACATACGCTTCCCCAAG GTCAAGAAACGATACGATGGTCTCGCACGAACGTGGGCCGAATTGCCTACGGATGCTGACCTTCTTTCCACGCTTAAAAAAGAG GTCCTCTCACGAGACTCGATCAATTCAAGCAGCACATCAGATGTTACAACCAACCAACTCCAAGGATCACAAAATGCTTCTTCACGGAGCTTTATTAATTTGTGTGAGCGATTGAAGATTCCAACGTCTGAGGCACCGCTACCTT CATGGGAAGAAGGCCGACATTGTTTTCTGGTTGATAAGGACAAGCCCTTTACCAACTCGAAGCAGGGGAAACTCTACCTCACACAGAG CTATCTGTGTTTCGAGAAACCAAAGTCTAGTTCCTCCAAGCATATCGCTATAAAGCTGGAAAGTATTGTTCGCTTATCAAAG TTCAAACCTATTGGAATCATGCCAGGGACTGGGATGTCCATTGAAGTCGAAGTAAAGAATGTGGACAAG CCATACATCTTTGGTGCGATGATGGGTCGAGACGAAGTGTATGACAGTATCATGAACACGGCGAAGACTACTGGCTTTCCGTGGGCTACATGA
- the LOC125569861 gene encoding uncharacterized protein LOC125569861 isoform X3: protein MVSFALHFNERVEPEEIDHKKIQRALKNAKGCSRSIKDILSYSSDVIGNAGGNVITLRFSGDGRKTTKKLGSVMTTFCFPAENSVKRSPEREYCISIYDGKESYDILKATLRGVFDEMKALGRTGILVNGLEYTIDWVMCADWKFMACILGINSPCALYFCIWCECSKRMIRDFSIPQWPITRTLNQCRARVGCPNAKGVQCLPLVDIEFTKVIPDTLHLKLRIMGKLLNQVACWAIEQNVKKAMEEAIEALGVRFCFYDVQDDSGKTTTKWSSLDCDDLETIIRGLDIHAFLGDMENKSITSLDCLTKAQLVEECRKFHLRSTGTKDFLRATLKDHLDRNNIVFEPSSTPTCEKTVLSISELTQVWKSLMVLTDALGANPGDEAYLRADAFQEKARQWGTKFRKATFDEDVIPYIHVLVYHVPQFLEIHGTIHQFNCQTVEKKNHMQNKTFHRGSQKGGKNSNYTVQSRVILGCTKLELIEQCMSNQPQFLILGAKNGKLFSCYLTTVGVPSIHG from the exons ATGGTCAGTTTTGCCCTACATTTCAATGAGAGGGTTGAGCCTGAGGAGATTGACCATAAAAAGATCCAAAGAGCTCTCAAG AATGCAAAAGGATGTTCAAGATCCATCAAGGACATTCTAAGTTATAGTTCAGATGTCATTGGAAATGCAGGGGGCAATGTTATAACCCTTCGGTTTTCTGGTGATGGTAGAAAAACCACCAAAAAACTCGGGAGTGTTATGACAACCTTCTGCTTTCCAGCAGAAAACTCTGTTAAAAGAAGCCCAGAAAGGGAATACTGTATATCTATATATGATG gCAAGGAGTCATATGACATCCTAAAGGCGACCTTGAGAGGGGTTTTTGATGAGATGAAGGCCCTAGGGAGAACTGGCATTCTTGTTAATGGCCTTGAATACACTATTGATTG GGTGATGTGTGCTGACTGGAAGTTCATGGCGTGTATTCTCGGAATTAATAGTCCCTGTGCCTTGTACTTCTGCATTTGGTGCGAATGCAGCAAAAGGATGATCAGAGACTTTTCTA TCCCACAATGGCCCATAACCAGAACCTTAAACCAGTGCCGTGCACGTGTTGGGTGTCCAAATGCCAAGGGAGTTCAATGTTTACCTCTCGTGGACATTGAATTTACCAAGGTCATACCCGACACCCTGCACCTCAAATTGAGGATCATGGGAAAACTTCTCAACCAG GTTGCTTGCTGGGCTATAGAGCAGAATGTTAAAAAAGCCATGGAAGAAGCAATAGAAGCTTtgg GTGTGAGGTTTTGTTTCTATGATGTCCAGGATGACAGTGGCAAAACCACAACCAAGTGGAGCTCTTTGGATT GTGATGATTTGGAAACTATCATTAGGGGGCTTGATATCCATGCCTTCCTAGGAGACATGGAGAACAAGTCCATCACCAGCCTTGACTGTCTGACCAAAGCCCAGCTAGTGGAGGAATGTAGGAAGTTCCATCTGAGGTCGACAGGCACCAAGGACTTCCTACGTGCCACACTCAAGGATCATCTTGACCGCAACAACATAGTGTTTGAg CCATCGTCCACTCCCACTTGTGAGAAAACAGTTCTTAGCATATCAGAGCTGACACAAGTGTGGAAAAGTTTGATGGTCCTCACTGATGCTCTTGGGGCAAATCCTGGAGATGAAGCATATCTTCGAGCAGATGCTTTTCAAGAAAAGGCCCGCCAATGGGGAACCAAATTTAGAAAAGCCACGTTTGATGAG GATGTAATTCCATATATACATG TTCTTGTTTATCATGTCCCCCAATTTTTGGAGATTCATGGCACGATCCACCAGTTCAATTGCCAGACAGTGGAAAAGAAAAACCACATGCAGAACAAGACATTCCACAGGGGTAGCCAGAAAGGGGGGAAAAATAGCAACTACACTGTACAG TCCCGTGTCATTCTCGGGTGTACGAAATTGGAGCTCATCGAACAGTGCATGTCGAATCAGCCACAATTCCTTATCCTCGGAGCAAAGAATGGGAAGCTTTTCTCTTGCTACCTCACTACTGTCGGGGTTCCCAGCATTCACGGCTAA
- the LOC125569861 gene encoding uncharacterized protein LOC125569861 isoform X1, producing the protein MVSFALHFNERVEPEEIDHKKIQRALKAKDDGDVSDSAYHELKMVAGSSLPSLYGIQKERKAQNAIIPITEFEGNAKGCSRSIKDILSYSSDVIGNAGGNVITLRFSGDGRKTTKKLGSVMTTFCFPAENSVKRSPEREYCISIYDGKESYDILKATLRGVFDEMKALGRTGILVNGLEYTIDWVMCADWKFMACILGINSPCALYFCIWCECSKRMIRDFSIPQWPITRTLNQCRARVGCPNAKGVQCLPLVDIEFTKVIPDTLHLKLRIMGKLLNQVACWAIEQNVKKAMEEAIEALGVRFCFYDVQDDSGKTTTKWSSLDCDDLETIIRGLDIHAFLGDMENKSITSLDCLTKAQLVEECRKFHLRSTGTKDFLRATLKDHLDRNNIVFEPSSTPTCEKTVLSISELTQVWKSLMVLTDALGANPGDEAYLRADAFQEKARQWGTKFRKATFDEDVIPYIHVLVYHVPQFLEIHGTIHQFNCQTVEKKNHMQNKTFHRGSQKGGKNSNYTVQSRVILGCTKLELIEQCMSNQPQFLILGAKNGKLFSCYLTTVGVPSIHG; encoded by the exons ATGGTCAGTTTTGCCCTACATTTCAATGAGAGGGTTGAGCCTGAGGAGATTGACCATAAAAAGATCCAAAGAGCTCTCAAG gccaaagatgatggtgatgtttctGACTCAGCATACCATGAGCTAAAGATGGTAGCTGGGTCCAGCTTGCCATCACTGTATGGGATacagaaagagagaaaagCTCAAAATGCAATCATTCCTATTACAGAATTTGAAGGG AATGCAAAAGGATGTTCAAGATCCATCAAGGACATTCTAAGTTATAGTTCAGATGTCATTGGAAATGCAGGGGGCAATGTTATAACCCTTCGGTTTTCTGGTGATGGTAGAAAAACCACCAAAAAACTCGGGAGTGTTATGACAACCTTCTGCTTTCCAGCAGAAAACTCTGTTAAAAGAAGCCCAGAAAGGGAATACTGTATATCTATATATGATG gCAAGGAGTCATATGACATCCTAAAGGCGACCTTGAGAGGGGTTTTTGATGAGATGAAGGCCCTAGGGAGAACTGGCATTCTTGTTAATGGCCTTGAATACACTATTGATTG GGTGATGTGTGCTGACTGGAAGTTCATGGCGTGTATTCTCGGAATTAATAGTCCCTGTGCCTTGTACTTCTGCATTTGGTGCGAATGCAGCAAAAGGATGATCAGAGACTTTTCTA TCCCACAATGGCCCATAACCAGAACCTTAAACCAGTGCCGTGCACGTGTTGGGTGTCCAAATGCCAAGGGAGTTCAATGTTTACCTCTCGTGGACATTGAATTTACCAAGGTCATACCCGACACCCTGCACCTCAAATTGAGGATCATGGGAAAACTTCTCAACCAG GTTGCTTGCTGGGCTATAGAGCAGAATGTTAAAAAAGCCATGGAAGAAGCAATAGAAGCTTtgg GTGTGAGGTTTTGTTTCTATGATGTCCAGGATGACAGTGGCAAAACCACAACCAAGTGGAGCTCTTTGGATT GTGATGATTTGGAAACTATCATTAGGGGGCTTGATATCCATGCCTTCCTAGGAGACATGGAGAACAAGTCCATCACCAGCCTTGACTGTCTGACCAAAGCCCAGCTAGTGGAGGAATGTAGGAAGTTCCATCTGAGGTCGACAGGCACCAAGGACTTCCTACGTGCCACACTCAAGGATCATCTTGACCGCAACAACATAGTGTTTGAg CCATCGTCCACTCCCACTTGTGAGAAAACAGTTCTTAGCATATCAGAGCTGACACAAGTGTGGAAAAGTTTGATGGTCCTCACTGATGCTCTTGGGGCAAATCCTGGAGATGAAGCATATCTTCGAGCAGATGCTTTTCAAGAAAAGGCCCGCCAATGGGGAACCAAATTTAGAAAAGCCACGTTTGATGAG GATGTAATTCCATATATACATG TTCTTGTTTATCATGTCCCCCAATTTTTGGAGATTCATGGCACGATCCACCAGTTCAATTGCCAGACAGTGGAAAAGAAAAACCACATGCAGAACAAGACATTCCACAGGGGTAGCCAGAAAGGGGGGAAAAATAGCAACTACACTGTACAG TCCCGTGTCATTCTCGGGTGTACGAAATTGGAGCTCATCGAACAGTGCATGTCGAATCAGCCACAATTCCTTATCCTCGGAGCAAAGAATGGGAAGCTTTTCTCTTGCTACCTCACTACTGTCGGGGTTCCCAGCATTCACGGCTAA
- the LOC125569861 gene encoding uncharacterized protein LOC125569861 isoform X2 — translation MVSFALHFNERVEPEEIDHKKIQRALKAKDDGDVSDSAYHELKMVAGSSLPSLYGIQKERKAQNAIIPITEFEGNAKGCSRSIKDILSYSSDVIGNAGGNVITLRFSGDGRKTTKKLGSVMTTFCFPAENSVKRSPEREYCISIYDGKESYDILKATLRGVFDEMKALGRTGILVNGLEYTIDWVMCADWKFMACILGINSPCALYFCIWCECSKRMIRDFSIPQWPITRTLNQCRARVGCPNAKGVQCLPLVDIEFTKVIPDTLHLKLRIMGKLLNQVACWAIEQNVKKAMEEAIEALGVRFCFYDVQDDSGKTTTKWSSLDCDDLETIIRGLDIHAFLGDMENKSITSLDCLTKAQLVEECRKFHLRSTGTKDFLRATLKDHLDRNNIVFEPSSTPTCEKTVLSISELTQVWKSLMVLTDALGANPGDEAYLRADAFQEKARQWGTKFRKATFDEDVIPYIHVLVYHVPQFLEIHGTIHQFNCQTVEKKNHMQNKTFHRGSQKGGKNSNYTVQIMERENRKLFSRENNLERVKRKYQKQ, via the exons ATGGTCAGTTTTGCCCTACATTTCAATGAGAGGGTTGAGCCTGAGGAGATTGACCATAAAAAGATCCAAAGAGCTCTCAAG gccaaagatgatggtgatgtttctGACTCAGCATACCATGAGCTAAAGATGGTAGCTGGGTCCAGCTTGCCATCACTGTATGGGATacagaaagagagaaaagCTCAAAATGCAATCATTCCTATTACAGAATTTGAAGGG AATGCAAAAGGATGTTCAAGATCCATCAAGGACATTCTAAGTTATAGTTCAGATGTCATTGGAAATGCAGGGGGCAATGTTATAACCCTTCGGTTTTCTGGTGATGGTAGAAAAACCACCAAAAAACTCGGGAGTGTTATGACAACCTTCTGCTTTCCAGCAGAAAACTCTGTTAAAAGAAGCCCAGAAAGGGAATACTGTATATCTATATATGATG gCAAGGAGTCATATGACATCCTAAAGGCGACCTTGAGAGGGGTTTTTGATGAGATGAAGGCCCTAGGGAGAACTGGCATTCTTGTTAATGGCCTTGAATACACTATTGATTG GGTGATGTGTGCTGACTGGAAGTTCATGGCGTGTATTCTCGGAATTAATAGTCCCTGTGCCTTGTACTTCTGCATTTGGTGCGAATGCAGCAAAAGGATGATCAGAGACTTTTCTA TCCCACAATGGCCCATAACCAGAACCTTAAACCAGTGCCGTGCACGTGTTGGGTGTCCAAATGCCAAGGGAGTTCAATGTTTACCTCTCGTGGACATTGAATTTACCAAGGTCATACCCGACACCCTGCACCTCAAATTGAGGATCATGGGAAAACTTCTCAACCAG GTTGCTTGCTGGGCTATAGAGCAGAATGTTAAAAAAGCCATGGAAGAAGCAATAGAAGCTTtgg GTGTGAGGTTTTGTTTCTATGATGTCCAGGATGACAGTGGCAAAACCACAACCAAGTGGAGCTCTTTGGATT GTGATGATTTGGAAACTATCATTAGGGGGCTTGATATCCATGCCTTCCTAGGAGACATGGAGAACAAGTCCATCACCAGCCTTGACTGTCTGACCAAAGCCCAGCTAGTGGAGGAATGTAGGAAGTTCCATCTGAGGTCGACAGGCACCAAGGACTTCCTACGTGCCACACTCAAGGATCATCTTGACCGCAACAACATAGTGTTTGAg CCATCGTCCACTCCCACTTGTGAGAAAACAGTTCTTAGCATATCAGAGCTGACACAAGTGTGGAAAAGTTTGATGGTCCTCACTGATGCTCTTGGGGCAAATCCTGGAGATGAAGCATATCTTCGAGCAGATGCTTTTCAAGAAAAGGCCCGCCAATGGGGAACCAAATTTAGAAAAGCCACGTTTGATGAG GATGTAATTCCATATATACATG TTCTTGTTTATCATGTCCCCCAATTTTTGGAGATTCATGGCACGATCCACCAGTTCAATTGCCAGACAGTGGAAAAGAAAAACCACATGCAGAACAAGACATTCCACAGGGGTAGCCAGAAAGGGGGGAAAAATAGCAACTACACTGTACAG ATCATGGAGAGggaaaacagaaaactgtTCAGTAGGGAAAATAATTTGGAAAGGGTCAagagaaaatatcaaaagcagtga